The Solanum lycopersicum chromosome 2, SLM_r2.1 DNA window CTAAATCTTTGGATAGGgatgatttttttctattaGCAAGATTAATGGGGTCTGTGAGAATGCATACCTGCATAAGATCCAGGGCAGTCTCTTCATTTTGTGCTTCATGTGTGAAGTCAGTTCATCTTGAAGTATGTTCTCCTTGAATAAGTTTTGTTTAAGATGGACTCTCATTCATGTCGATTTATCACTATATCAAAGAGTATATTCCTTGAATAAGTATCTGTGGTCAAGACAAAACAAAGGCAAAGAGTCATAGTgtttcttgaaaagaaaaatatcttcAATTCTGACTAGTCAATGACACAACAATCTATAGAGAAGGACAAAACATCTATTCTTTTAAGAGGGTAACTTAAAGAATTTTAAACATGAAACCCATCCTGAGTAAATGAATTAGCAAAAAATGAGCGGCAAGCTCTCTCTTTGAACTAAAATAGTTCTTTCTGCAGTTGACTTCTGATCTTCTTAAGAACTAGAACTTGCTTTTGCTTATCACTAGGGGAGGAAAGAGGGAGGTTTGGGAGGGGGGGTTACATCTTGCTTTATTTATCTATTCTAGGATTACCAACTGTTTCTTCTGAAAGATTTAGCAGTAGTATTACATGATCAAACAAGCAAAGTAATGAATATACGAGATAAGGATTAAAGCTCATTAAGGTCAAACAAGCAAAATAATGAAgatatttttgatgttttagaTTACTTGTAAAAGAATAGTGCTGCTAGGGGTTCAAGGTGTAAGTTTGTAACACTTATGAGGGGAACTACATATTTGGATGTAGTATACCTATTGTGAATATGTAGATTATTTGTTACCATCCTCAAAAAAAGGGTCGAAGCTCATTATTATAGTAATGATCAGAATATCCCAGTTCCGACTTCGTTATAGTAATGGTGTGGCATAGTGTTCTGGCCTATAGGTAACACAAAAAATTGTATCCATAGGATAGTTGGGTTGTTGAGGAACAGGAGCAACAGTCTGGAGATTCCATGTTCGAATAGCTGTTACAACGCTTAGTATGAATCCATATTTTGTAACTCTTGTTGATAGTAAGGGACTAAGGTTACTGACTTCCTGGTATGGTAACACCTTACACTTGTGGATGTTAATTAGCTACCTGGTGGTTTAGTCAAGTAGCACGCAACTTGGAAAAGATACTGCCATCATCATTAAAATAAGAGGATGTTGGGAAACTTTAGCCTTTGGCATTTATATCTTGTCAACCTTCTCAtctatattttgttgttttttgggCATGTGTTGAATTTTGTTAGCTGTTTTAGACTTGTAATCACTAGCTCTAATAGGTGTATAAATTCTTACATGGATCCCGCCTGTTTGGTGTAGCTATAATCCTGCGCTGCCTATGCCTCCTGCTGGTTGGTCAGCCCCCCCTCGCCATCTTCCTTGGTATTCACAGTATCCTGCTGTCTCGGTTCCACCTCCTGCACTGATGGGTCTTCCACAACAACCATTATTTCCTGTGCAACATATGAGGCCTCCAATGCCAGCCACTGCACCACCAACACTTGTTGCTCCTCCAGGGATCCCGACCCCACCTGTTCCCGTATCTCAACCCTTGTTTCCTGTTGTTCCTAATAACAATAACCTTGCCCAAAGTTCGCCATTCTCAGGCCCAATGCTGTCAGCGAGTGTGCCATTCAGCTCTGCAGTTGAAACAAAGAGCTTATTTGACCCAAACATGGGCAACAATGCTCCTGCCGCCATTGGTTATCAGATTTCAGGTATTTAAGTTCTAGAATTGTAATGTCTTTATCTATTTTGTTGAAGGTCTGACACTTTCGACATGGTTCTTGTTGGGAATTTACTAATCGCCATTTACTGTTGTGCCTTAGGATAGGATAAGTAGCTCTGTTCTGATCCTTTAGTAAGATGTAGTATTCATTTCTTGTTTTTTGAAAGTGCTTCGAAGGGATTGGGAAGTGGCTGCAGTTCATAGATACCTAGAGCTAAAAACATATGTATCAAGAATTTGTTTTTTTGGTGTTATAGTAGTACTCTTGATAGGGGGAATAAGGATTGGTTTTTTTACTTGTCAGGGGAAAAGATGTAGTATGTTTGGAGTGCGGGATGCAATTTAGGCCCTGTATCTATTCTGAAccattttggtacattttataaatattttacttacgaaaaaaataaaaatgcaaagtGTGTTTTAGTTGGCCttgattattttcaaactatGGGAAGTAGTTTTGACATCTTTCAGAGGGAAAATTGTCAGTCGCTTAGATGAGGTGATGGTACAAACTTCATTTGATGTACATACTAGTATATTTTGGTGAGAAATCAGGGAAAAAATGGGCAGCCCATGGTATCAGATTATTTTGTTGGTTTTAACCTTGTACAATATTTAGAGGTGATAGTACTAATCTCGCTGTCATCAAACTTCGCTATGAAGCCATGGGTTGGAAAATGAGATAAGAGGGTTCTTAGTTTAATTCTTGTGTATACTGATGAAATTTGACGTTGAAGCTGTTGGCTGTGGGCTACAGGCTTCGTGCACATACCATTTTTCTTATCTTCCTCACCTGATTCCTTGTGGAAGCAAAGGAAAAGGGCATCCTATTTTTTCCTCATATAGCATTTTCTGTTAAATACTATACTATGCAAGCTATCTTACCTGATTTTCTGGATGAGCTTTGCTGTAGTAGAGTTCGATTCATGCTTTTATATGTCAATCTTGGCTATGTGGCTAATGCTTATAAGAATCAAGGCTCATTTAGAATGTGGAGACGGTCTTCATTTCTTTGTTTCtcatttcattcactttttctgCAGTCTCAGCACCGGTAAATTCACATTCTTATGCCTCTGGCCCAAATACTGCTGGGCCCTCAATTGGTCCACCACCTGTTATTACCAACAAAGCTCCAGCTAACCAACCAGCAACAAATGAGGTCTACTTAGTTTGGGATGATGAGGCCATGTCCATGGTTAGTAGTGTTTGTGTTTTCATGTCATTAATGTCTTACAGTTAATTTGTGATACTGAGTGCCAATGTGAAATATTTTCAGGAGGAAAGAAGAATGTCCTTACCAAAGTATCAGGTGCATGATGAGACTAGCCAGGTAAGTTATAATTACCTAATACTAGTATTTGTTCCTATGAATATGGGACTTGTGTTGTAGGTTGGTGTTAGTTTCATGTCTCGGATTCAGTTGTTTACTATTCTTTCGTATTCGTAAAGCAAATTTGTAAGTCTTCCCATTCTCCTTCATCTTCTTGGAAATAGCATACTCTTGGATGAGTACACCTGGTAATCAATCAAT harbors:
- the LOC101259016 gene encoding protein SUPPRESSOR OF FRI 4, with product MGKKKKRSTDKVWCYYCDREFDDEKILVQHQKAKHFKCHVCHKKLSTAGGMAIHVLQVHKETVSQVPNAKPGRESTDIEVYGMQGIPSDILAAHYGEEEDESPVKTAKVDIPSSQYLGGAFPGYPPRATFGAVPPLYNPALPMPPAGWSAPPRHLPWYSQYPAVSVPPPALMGLPQQPLFPVQHMRPPMPATAPPTLVAPPGIPTPPVPVSQPLFPVVPNNNNLAQSSPFSGPMLSASVPFSSAVETKSLFDPNMGNNAPAAIGYQISVSAPVNSHSYASGPNTAGPSIGPPPVITNKAPANQPATNEVYLVWDDEAMSMEERRMSLPKYQVHDETSQMTSIDAAIDRRISESRLAGRMPF